One genomic window of Salvia miltiorrhiza cultivar Shanhuang (shh) chromosome 4, IMPLAD_Smil_shh, whole genome shotgun sequence includes the following:
- the LOC131023098 gene encoding uncharacterized protein LOC131023098: MPPCAKCNKMHLRVCKAGSNVCYNCGQAGHYSSHCPSKQQGMARGKPDQSSAQPLRAIMGYQATIGMAPYEALYGKKCRSPLYWDEVGERKVLGPDTVAEMIEIVRKIRQRIKEAQDRQKSYADTRRTELHFEIGDKVFFKVSPSKGINRFGVKGKLRPRFIDPYEILEKIGPVACRLALPPSFGNVHNVFHVSQLRRYVFDPKHVVYQEEMVLEPDLSYEESPEIILDRKIQQLRSKSIALVKVQWRHHGYEEATWELEDKMREKYPELFQEM; encoded by the exons ATGCCGCCGTGTGCCAAGTGCAACAAGATGCACTTGAGGGTTTGCAAAGCTGGATCTAATGTTTGCTACAACTGTGGACAAGCTGGTCATTACTCGTCGCACTGCCCGAGTAAACAACAAGGAATGGCAAGAGGGAAGCCTGATCAGAGTTCGGCTCAGCCCTTGAGAGCCATTATGGG ttaccaggcgactattgGTATGGCTCCGTATGAAGCTCTTTACGGAAAgaaatgtagatcaccactttactgggatgaagttggTGAGAGGAAAGTGTTAGGACCGGACACAGTCGCAGAGATGATTGAGATTGTCCGAAAGATAAGGCAGAGGATCAAAGAAGCGCAAGATAGACAAAAATCTTACGCAGATACCCGCCGCACAGAGTTGCATTTCGAGATAGGCGACAAGGTTTTCTTCAAGGTTTCACCCTCGAAGGGGATAAATAGATTTGGGGTAAAAGGGAAGCTTAGACCCAGATTTATCGACCCATATGAGATCTTGGAAAAGATAGGTCCAGTAGCATGTAGGTTGGCtttaccgccaagctttggaaatgtgcataacgtgttccacgtatcacaatTGAGGAGATATGTTTTCGACCCAAAGCATGTGGTCTACCAAGAGGAAATggtcttagaaccagacttaaGCTATGAAGAAAGTCCCGAGATAATTCTAGATCgtaagatccaacaattgagaagCAAATCAATTGCATTGgttaaggtccaatggagacaccacggtTACGAGGAAGCgacgtgggaacttgaagatAAGATGCGGGAGAAGTACCCAGAACTTTTTCAGGAGAtgtaa